The proteins below are encoded in one region of Syntrophotalea carbinolica DSM 2380:
- the glnD gene encoding [protein-PII] uridylyltransferase, protein MNSIPDLSDNLELPDALQSITRDTSRPYDDRRKDLLEAATSYWSHCRDVVMAYHRRGASGHEVVARLTDVADAMMALLYDFAASDLPGKGRVGCTVIALGGYGRCQLNPRSDIDIMFFHNGKGKKFTEQVSERMLYLLWDLGLDVGYSIRTARHCIDIAEKDLTARTALLDSRYLCGSEKCFQEYEKGVLDKVLNWNSKGYISEKLDESSRRLGKYGSSVYLLEPNIKEGEGGLRDLHTAQWLAQVKFKARSLYELVLKGIMTEKEYVEFEGAYDYLWRIRNELHFLSTGKNEQLRFDQQEKIAKFLGYKDNKRALAVEQFMQDYYAHAVHVEVISSHLIDKVRLHDQSAPTPSAKTISRRTVEEGFYTLHGELRLSRSNLFEEHPERMMLAFRLAQLHEVALSPQVKNRIRENLHRINNAVRRSRPMVDTFMDILRYHRGVMQALKDMHYLRFLNHFIPEFGRIYCRVQHDAYHVFTVDSHSLFAIGELLKLWEGEYATELPSLTGVANDIEKRELLLLAMLLHDVGKGEGRDHCNKGADMMPTVARRLGLSREDSQRLEFLVRHHLKMAHISQRRDMHDDRLIIDFARTMGMSENLKMLYLLTFADLRAVGPDVWTAWKSMLLCELFDKTHLVLERGNFLLEKRSEKIRNRKRKIQTLLEDEIDAKVVADRLRKASTRYLLSFRSHSIAEHIRLIHGSRDKRLGFFVADGPDGFYTQLTIVTHDMPGLFTMITGVMAAYGINIFGAQIFTQRDGTAFDILQVKGPSGYADATSEKWRTVEESLLAVIEGRLKVEDLIRKRQRPVFWADAGHPKVPSRVDIDNEVSQDYTVLDVFTHDEVGVLYRICRTLRDLGLYLGVAKISTKVDQVADTFYVKDIFSQKITDPDRMEEVRSQLLNCLDHEKL, encoded by the coding sequence ATGAATTCTATCCCCGATCTGTCCGATAATCTTGAACTTCCCGATGCCCTGCAAAGCATAACTCGGGATACTTCGCGTCCCTATGACGATCGTCGCAAGGACCTGCTCGAAGCGGCAACAAGCTATTGGAGCCATTGCCGGGATGTGGTCATGGCATATCACCGTCGCGGTGCTAGCGGGCATGAAGTGGTGGCAAGGCTTACCGATGTCGCCGATGCGATGATGGCCTTGCTCTATGATTTTGCAGCTTCGGATCTGCCGGGAAAAGGTCGGGTCGGGTGTACCGTCATCGCCTTGGGCGGTTATGGACGATGTCAGCTCAATCCACGCTCTGATATCGACATTATGTTTTTCCATAACGGCAAGGGGAAAAAATTTACCGAACAGGTTTCCGAGCGCATGCTTTATCTGTTGTGGGATCTGGGGCTCGATGTCGGTTACAGCATCCGAACCGCCCGGCATTGTATCGACATTGCCGAGAAGGATCTTACCGCTCGGACCGCACTGCTCGATTCGCGGTATTTGTGTGGCAGCGAGAAATGTTTTCAGGAATATGAAAAAGGCGTGTTGGACAAGGTCCTCAACTGGAACAGCAAGGGGTATATCTCGGAAAAATTGGACGAGAGTTCCAGGCGCTTAGGTAAATACGGTTCCTCCGTGTATCTGCTCGAGCCTAATATTAAAGAAGGCGAAGGCGGATTGCGGGATCTGCATACCGCTCAGTGGTTGGCTCAGGTTAAATTCAAGGCGCGTTCCCTCTACGAGTTGGTTCTTAAGGGCATCATGACCGAAAAGGAATATGTCGAGTTCGAGGGGGCGTATGACTACCTGTGGCGCATACGTAATGAACTCCATTTTCTGTCCACCGGCAAAAACGAGCAGCTCCGCTTCGATCAGCAGGAAAAAATAGCGAAATTCCTCGGTTACAAAGACAACAAGCGCGCCCTGGCGGTCGAACAGTTTATGCAGGATTATTATGCCCACGCCGTGCACGTTGAAGTCATATCATCGCACCTGATAGATAAGGTGCGGCTGCACGATCAATCCGCACCGACTCCAAGTGCCAAGACCATATCGCGACGTACGGTCGAAGAAGGTTTTTACACGCTTCATGGCGAGTTGCGGCTTTCCCGGAGCAACCTGTTTGAGGAACATCCCGAGCGCATGATGCTGGCATTCCGCCTTGCGCAGTTGCACGAGGTGGCTTTGAGTCCGCAGGTTAAAAACCGAATTCGCGAGAATCTTCATCGTATCAATAATGCGGTTCGTCGCTCCAGGCCGATGGTGGATACCTTCATGGATATCCTACGTTACCATCGCGGAGTCATGCAGGCTTTGAAGGATATGCACTACCTGCGGTTTCTCAATCATTTCATTCCCGAATTCGGACGCATCTACTGCAGGGTGCAACACGATGCGTATCATGTTTTTACCGTTGATTCCCATTCGCTGTTTGCCATCGGCGAGCTACTCAAGTTGTGGGAGGGGGAGTACGCAACGGAACTGCCGAGCTTGACGGGGGTGGCCAACGATATCGAAAAGCGCGAGCTGCTTTTGCTGGCCATGCTGTTGCACGATGTAGGTAAAGGGGAGGGGCGCGATCACTGCAATAAAGGGGCGGATATGATGCCCACTGTCGCGCGGCGCCTGGGTTTGAGCCGCGAAGACAGTCAGCGGCTGGAGTTTCTGGTGCGGCATCATTTAAAGATGGCGCATATTTCCCAGCGTCGCGATATGCATGACGATCGGCTTATTATCGATTTTGCTCGCACTATGGGGATGAGCGAAAATCTGAAGATGCTTTATCTGCTTACCTTCGCCGATTTAAGGGCCGTCGGTCCGGATGTGTGGACCGCATGGAAATCGATGTTGCTGTGCGAACTTTTCGATAAAACCCACCTGGTTCTGGAGCGGGGCAATTTCCTGCTGGAAAAACGTTCTGAAAAGATACGCAACCGTAAACGGAAAATCCAAACTCTGCTGGAAGACGAAATCGATGCCAAGGTCGTGGCGGATCGGTTGCGCAAAGCCAGTACCCGCTACCTGTTGTCCTTCCGCAGTCATAGCATCGCTGAGCATATCCGCCTGATTCATGGCAGCCGCGATAAGCGTCTCGGATTTTTTGTGGCCGACGGGCCTGACGGTTTCTATACGCAGCTGACGATCGTTACCCACGACATGCCGGGATTGTTTACGATGATTACCGGGGTTATGGCCGCTTACGGAATCAATATCTTCGGTGCGCAGATCTTTACCCAGCGTGACGGTACCGCATTTGATATCCTCCAGGTCAAGGGACCTTCCGGTTATGCCGACGCGACCAGTGAAAAATGGCGCACGGTGGAGGAGTCGCTGCTGGCCGTCATCGAGGGAAGACTCAAAGTCGAGGATCTGATTCGCAAGCGTCAGCGGCCTGTTTTTTGGGCCGATGCCGGTCATCCCAAAGTACCCAGTCGTGTCGATATCGATAATGAGGTGTCTCAGGATTACACCGTGTTGGACGTTTTTACGCACGATGAAGTCGGTGTGCTGTATCGGATCTGCCGGACATTGCGTGATTTGGGACTGTATCTGGGGGTCGCCAAAATATCGACCAAGGTCGACCAGGTTGCCGATACCTTTTATGTCAAAGACATTTTCAGTCAAAAGATTACCGATCCCGATCGTATGGAAGAGGTGCGATCGCAGCTTCTCAACTGCCTCGATCATGAGAAGCTGTGA
- a CDS encoding cofactor-independent phosphoglycerate mutase has translation MKYVVLLGDGMADEPMAELGGKTPLQCAHTPFMDRLAREGQVGLAQTIPEGFPPGSDVANLSVFGYDPASCYSGRSPLEAASMGVSLNAEDVSFRLNLVTLGENDDQQIMEDFSAGHISTEEARDIVLTLQRELGTEQFQFYPGVSYRHLLVWRGGIDSMNFTPPHDITGQSVEGQLPRGEGAEILLELMERARGILASHPVNERRRSEGKRPANAMWLWGQGRAPHMQTLQERFGLSGAVISAVDLIKGIGIYAGLDVIDVPGATGYLDTNYLGKAEFALEALKTRDYVYVHVEAPDEASHGGLVQEKIQAIESFDKLVVGTIVEGMQSMGDFRLLVAPDHPTPLRLMTHTDKPVPFILYDSTGEFLTDQPVAGYDESSAASTGLFIDQGFRLMEKLVGC, from the coding sequence ATGAAGTATGTAGTTTTATTAGGAGACGGCATGGCCGATGAGCCCATGGCCGAACTTGGCGGCAAGACTCCGCTGCAATGTGCTCATACGCCGTTTATGGACCGGCTCGCCCGGGAAGGGCAGGTTGGCCTTGCCCAGACGATTCCCGAGGGGTTTCCCCCCGGCAGCGATGTTGCCAATCTTTCGGTGTTCGGCTATGACCCTGCCAGCTGTTATAGCGGGCGTTCACCCCTTGAGGCAGCCAGTATGGGGGTATCTCTGAATGCGGAGGATGTCTCCTTTCGCCTCAATCTGGTGACCCTCGGCGAGAACGACGATCAGCAGATCATGGAAGATTTCTCTGCCGGGCACATTTCCACCGAGGAAGCACGGGACATCGTGCTGACCCTGCAGCGGGAACTCGGTACCGAGCAGTTTCAGTTTTATCCCGGCGTGTCCTACCGTCATCTTCTGGTCTGGCGCGGTGGAATCGACAGCATGAATTTTACTCCGCCGCACGATATTACCGGTCAGTCCGTCGAAGGGCAGTTGCCGCGCGGTGAGGGGGCCGAAATCCTGCTGGAACTGATGGAACGAGCCCGTGGCATCCTTGCTTCGCACCCCGTCAATGAACGGCGTCGGTCCGAAGGGAAACGACCGGCCAATGCCATGTGGTTGTGGGGGCAGGGGCGCGCACCGCACATGCAGACCCTGCAGGAACGTTTCGGTTTGAGCGGAGCCGTTATTTCCGCCGTCGATCTGATCAAAGGCATCGGCATCTATGCCGGCCTGGATGTTATCGACGTTCCCGGCGCTACCGGTTATCTGGATACCAATTATCTCGGCAAAGCCGAATTTGCGCTGGAAGCCCTGAAAACCCGTGATTATGTCTATGTTCATGTCGAAGCACCCGACGAAGCTTCGCATGGGGGGCTGGTCCAGGAGAAAATCCAGGCGATCGAATCGTTTGACAAGCTGGTGGTGGGGACGATTGTCGAGGGCATGCAATCCATGGGGGATTTCCGCCTGTTGGTAGCGCCCGATCACCCGACTCCCTTGAGGCTTATGACGCATACGGATAAACCGGTGCCGTTTATTCTTTATGACTCCACAGGAGAATTCCTGACCGACCAGCCGGTCGCCGGATATGACGAATCGTCAGCCGCTTCGACGGGGCTGTTTATCGACCAGGGGTTCCGTCTTATGGAGAAATTGGTCGGTTGCTGA
- the xerD gene encoding site-specific tyrosine recombinase XerD — protein MDQYLDLFLNYLVVEKGLSANTLDAYGRDLARYLEFLSVKGVTGLEQVSPPMVVAFLSALKERGLSARSRARKLVSLRMFHRFLLAENLATTNPAAQVAAPKSFAKLPQILTPDEVESLLSAPGNTTCFDLRDKAMLEILYATGLRVSELVGLTLQDLQLDVGYLTAFGKRAKQRIVPLGDAAREAVLEYLSHGRGELAGEVGSGFLFLNRSGNGLTRQGFWKMMKRRAMEAGINKNITPHTLRHSFATHLLDNGADLRAVQAMLGHADISTTQIYTHVTRERMKVIHQQHHPRG, from the coding sequence ATGGATCAATATCTCGACCTTTTTCTTAATTATCTGGTGGTCGAAAAAGGCCTCTCCGCCAATACCCTGGATGCCTACGGGCGCGACCTTGCCCGATATCTGGAATTTCTCTCTGTCAAGGGGGTAACAGGCTTGGAGCAGGTCAGCCCGCCCATGGTGGTGGCCTTTTTGTCGGCTCTCAAGGAACGGGGGCTGTCGGCTCGCAGTCGCGCCCGCAAACTGGTTTCGTTGCGTATGTTTCATCGTTTTTTGCTGGCCGAGAATCTGGCAACGACCAATCCCGCTGCGCAGGTGGCGGCACCCAAAAGCTTTGCCAAGTTACCGCAAATATTGACGCCTGACGAGGTTGAAAGCCTTCTCAGCGCCCCTGGCAATACCACCTGTTTTGATTTGCGTGACAAGGCCATGCTGGAAATTCTCTATGCCACAGGCCTGCGGGTGTCGGAACTGGTAGGACTTACCTTGCAGGATTTACAGCTCGATGTCGGTTATCTCACGGCCTTCGGCAAGCGCGCCAAGCAGCGTATCGTGCCTTTGGGAGATGCCGCCAGAGAGGCTGTTCTTGAGTATTTATCCCATGGCCGTGGCGAGTTGGCGGGCGAGGTCGGTTCGGGGTTTTTGTTTTTGAATCGTTCAGGTAACGGGTTGACACGACAGGGGTTCTGGAAGATGATGAAGCGCAGAGCGATGGAGGCGGGCATCAATAAAAATATTACGCCTCACACTTTGCGACATTCATTTGCTACCCACCTGCTGGATAACGGCGCCGACCTGCGTGCCGTCCAGGCGATGCTGGGGCATGCGGATATTTCCACCACCCAGATTTATACCCATGTAACCAGAGAGCGAATGAAGGTTATTCACCAACAGCATCACCCGCGTGGGTGA
- a CDS encoding N-acetylmuramoyl-L-alanine amidase produces the protein MKVLRYFLAIFLILLPVLPAFAAADAGERAFVHAKAEYRQLQNSSKGKLYRENWEQVIQGFKKVAESYPRHGRADDALYMGGKASEGLYAISRRKGDARQALEFYDRLAKKYPTSNLADDACYLAGRILEHNLDNRSEAYVRYKQGVDKHPRGDMLALCREGAKRLSAYAPKRSVGKSAASDSARSDASGPLKIHQVRYWSSPDYTRVVIEMTRTGHYTPHLLQADKREGQPVRLYVDIKDGNVDDQVPAVQKVGDGLLRSIRVGNPSDDLARIVLDLETYEDYKIFTLGNPQRIVIDVSGRRPASLKTARPVLHAPVSKDGDAIAKVLDKSPAEKPLKVTLPASRVSGKLRRIVVDAGHGGKDPGAIGPSGVKEKDITLALAKRLAVRLEKELGCQVILTRDKDVFLPLEERTAIANRVGADLFLSIHANASNNRKAQGVETYYLNFSKNDKAAAVAARENGTSLKQVSDLELILFDLMANAKINESSRLAAEIQKSLVDNLSKHYSPVKNHGVRQGPFYVLLGANMPSVLVEAAFISNKTEESRLRSSKYQERAARAIARAVHTFSQDSKTIANK, from the coding sequence ATGAAAGTCTTGCGATATTTTTTAGCAATTTTTCTGATTTTGCTGCCTGTTTTGCCCGCATTCGCCGCAGCGGATGCCGGAGAACGGGCTTTTGTTCATGCAAAAGCGGAATATCGTCAGTTGCAGAATTCTTCGAAAGGCAAACTTTATCGCGAAAATTGGGAGCAGGTGATCCAGGGATTCAAAAAGGTAGCCGAGTCTTACCCACGCCACGGCCGGGCTGATGATGCCTTGTATATGGGGGGCAAAGCCAGCGAGGGTCTATATGCGATTTCCAGGCGCAAGGGCGACGCGCGGCAGGCCCTTGAATTTTATGACCGCCTGGCAAAAAAATACCCGACCAGTAACCTGGCGGACGATGCCTGTTATCTGGCCGGACGTATTCTTGAGCACAACCTAGATAACCGTTCAGAAGCCTATGTGCGCTACAAGCAGGGAGTCGACAAGCATCCCCGCGGCGACATGCTTGCGCTTTGCCGTGAGGGCGCAAAGCGCTTGTCGGCCTATGCGCCAAAGCGCAGTGTCGGGAAATCCGCTGCGTCAGATAGTGCCCGGAGCGATGCTTCCGGGCCCTTGAAGATTCATCAGGTCCGCTATTGGTCGAGTCCGGATTACACCCGTGTGGTTATTGAGATGACTCGCACCGGGCATTATACCCCACATCTGCTGCAAGCCGACAAAAGGGAAGGGCAACCGGTCCGTCTTTATGTGGATATTAAAGACGGCAACGTCGATGATCAGGTGCCCGCTGTCCAGAAAGTCGGTGACGGTCTTTTGCGAAGCATTCGTGTCGGTAACCCTTCCGATGATCTGGCGCGGATTGTTCTGGATCTGGAAACGTACGAGGATTACAAGATTTTCACTCTGGGCAACCCGCAACGTATCGTTATCGATGTGTCGGGGCGACGTCCGGCCAGTTTGAAAACCGCGCGGCCTGTACTGCACGCGCCTGTATCCAAAGATGGGGATGCCATCGCCAAGGTTCTGGATAAATCACCCGCGGAGAAACCTTTAAAAGTCACCCTGCCTGCCTCCCGGGTTTCGGGGAAATTGCGCCGCATCGTTGTCGACGCCGGCCATGGCGGTAAGGATCCTGGGGCCATCGGGCCCAGCGGCGTCAAGGAAAAGGATATTACTCTCGCCCTGGCCAAGCGACTTGCCGTCCGGCTCGAAAAAGAGCTTGGCTGCCAGGTTATCCTGACCCGCGACAAGGATGTTTTTCTGCCCCTGGAAGAACGAACCGCCATTGCCAATCGCGTAGGTGCGGACCTTTTCCTGTCCATCCACGCCAATGCCAGTAATAATCGCAAAGCGCAAGGGGTCGAGACCTATTACCTCAATTTTTCCAAGAACGACAAGGCTGCTGCAGTTGCAGCCAGGGAGAACGGCACATCTCTGAAGCAGGTCAGCGATCTGGAGCTTATTCTGTTCGATCTTATGGCCAATGCCAAAATCAACGAATCCAGCCGACTTGCCGCCGAAATTCAAAAGTCGCTGGTGGATAATCTGAGCAAGCACTATTCCCCGGTTAAAAACCATGGGGTGCGCCAGGGGCCTTTTTATGTCCTGCTGGGGGCCAATATGCCTTCGGTGTTGGTCGAAGCGGCTTTTATCAGCAATAAAACCGAGGAGAGCAGACTGCGCAGTTCCAAGTATCAGGAACGCGCGGCCCGTGCCATTGCGCGTGCTGTCCATACTTTTTCCCAAGATTCTAAAACGATCGCAAACAAATGA